A stretch of DNA from Desulfosarcina ovata subsp. ovata:
ATGTGGTCCACCAGGTGGTCACCGGCGGTCCCGAGCGGATCCGCGAATTGAAGGCCATCGGCGTCGGTTTCAACGTCGACGGGGATGCCCCGGAAAAAAATGGCGGCAAGCCATTTGACTTGGGACGCGAAGGCGGTCACTCGCGTAACCGCATCGTGCATGCCCAGGACATGACCGGCCGTGAAGTCGAACGGGTACTCCTCGAGCGGGCCCGGCAGAACAAGAACATCCGGTTTTATGAAAACCACATTGCCATCGACCTGATCACTTTCTCTACGCGCATCAAGCGCGGATTGGTCACCACCACCCACGATGATTACTGCTGTGGCGCCTATGTGCTCGATCGGGAAACCAGGCGGGTCAGGACGTTCGGCGCCGGCATCACCCTTCTGGCCACCGGCGGCACCGGCAAGGTGTACCTGTACACCAGCAATCCGGACATTGCCACCGGCGACGGCATCGCCATGGCCTATCGGGCCGGCGCCACCGTGGCCAACCTGGAATTCGTCCAGTTCCATCCCACTTGCCTCTATCATCCGGCGGCCAAAAATTTTCTCATCTCGGAAGCCGTGCGTGGCGAGGGGGGCCGCCTGATCGATGCGGACGGCAAGCCCTTCATGCAACGCTACGATCCCAAGCGGGATCTGGCCTGCCGGGACGTGGTGGCCCGGGCCATCGACACCGAACTCAAGCGCAGCGGGCAGGACAGCGTGTTCCTGGACATCTCCCACCAACCGGCGTCGTTTGTCACCGACCGCTTCCCCAACCTTTACGAGAAATGCCGCTCCTTCGGGATCGACATGACCCGTGAGCCGGTCCCCGTGGTGCCGGCCGCGCACTACATGTGCGGCGGCGTGGCTACGGACATGCTCGGGAGAACGGACATCAACCGCCTGTACGCCGTGGGGGAAACCGCTTGCACGGGCCTGCACGGTGCCAATCGACTGGCCAGCAACTCCCTTCTGGAGGCGCTGGTCTATTCCGAAGCCGCTGCCCGCCAGTCGATCCAGGACCTCGCCGAAGCAAAGAAAGCTGTCCGTCCGGAAGTTCCCGACTGGGACGATGTGGGCACCACCGACAGTGACGAGCAGATCATGGTCGCCCACAACTGGGATGAGATCCGGCGCCTGATGTGGAATTATGTGGGGATTGTGCGCTCGGACAAACGCCTGGCCCGCGCCCAGCGGCGCATTGACAACATCCAGAAAGAGATCCGCGAGTACTACTGGAATTTCAAGGTCTCACCGGATCTGATCGAGCTGCGCAACATCGCCACCGTTGCCGAACTGATCATCAAGTGCGCCGATCATCGCAAGGAGAGCCGCGGCCTGCACTACAATATCGGCTATCCCCAAAAGGACCAGCGCTGGAAGAAAGACACGGTGATCCGCCGACAAATCGTGGGCTGATTGCGCGTTGATCCTTCGGTGTGACGAAAAGGTGCAGGGAATCCGGCCTGCCAATCAAAATCCAATCCGAGCAATAAAAAAGCCTGGCTGACGGTAACCCTCCGCCAGGCTTTTCCGTTCGCTACCGAACGATTTCCTTGACCGCCGCAATCAGGTCGTCCTCACTGGGGATGTAAAAGCGCTCCAGTGGCGGACTGGCCGGAACAGGGATGTCCGGCCCGGTCACCCGCCGGAGCGGCGCTTTTAAATGATCAAATGCCGCTTCCATCACCACAGCGGCCACCTCCCCGGCAAATCCGCCGGTTCGCGTGGCCTCATGCAGCACGACCAGGCGGCCGGTCTTGCGAACAGACTCAATGAGCGTCTTTTTATCCATCGGAACAAGGGTGCGCAGATCCACGACTTCCAGGTCAATGCCCTCGCGTGCGATCTGATCAGCCGCCTTCAGGGCCACCCCCACCATTTTGGACCACGTCACCACGGTCACATCGTTTCCCTGGCGCTTGACATCGGCCTGTCCGATGGGGATGAGATAGTCCGTTTCCGGAACCGGACCGGGCACAAAATAAAGCATCATGTCCTCGATAAAAACAACGGGGTCGGGATCCCGGATAGCGGACTTGAGAAGTCCCTTGGCATCGGCCGGCGTTGAGGGCATGACGACTTTCAGCCCCGGGCAGTGCGCCGCCCACGCTTCCAGGTTATGTGAATGCTGACAGCCGGCACCGAATCCGGCACCGCTTTTGATGCGTACGACGAGTGGAAAAGCGGATTTGCCTCCGGATAGGTAGCGCAGCTTGGCTGCATGATTGACGATCATGTCCGAAGCCAAGGTAAAAAAGGGATTGAACATAATTTCCACCACCGGTCGCAGCCCGGCCACGGATGCCCCGACGGCCAGTCCTGCGATGGCCGCCTCCGAAACGGGAGTGTCCTTCACCCGTCCGGCGCCAAACGCGTCCAACAAGCCGGCGGTGGGAAGCATCGGGCTGCTGTGGATGCCCACCCCGACGCCCTCTCCGGCCAGGAACACACCGGCGTCCCGCAGCATTTCTTCTCTGAGTGCCTGATTGATGGCCTGTCCCATTCCAAATGACTGCATGCGTTTGTTCCTTTCATTGGGAACGTTCACGATCCCGCGAATACATCCTCCAGGGCCTCGTTCGGCTCGGGATAAGGGCTCTTTTCTGCAAAGCGCACGGCATCTTTAACAACGGCATCGATGCGGGTTTCCATCTCCCGCAATTCGTCTTCACTGATCACCCCCTGGGCCAGCATATCGCCGCGCAGTTTAGGAATGGGGCACATGGCCTGCCATGCCGCGATCTCATCCTTGGGCTGATAGAGTTGGCAATCCGCTTCGCCATGGCCCCGCCAGCGGTAGGTCTTGTATTCAATCAGCGTGGGTCCGTCGCCGTTCACGGCACGCGCCCGTGCGTCCAGGGCCGATCGGTATACCGCCAGCGCGTCATTGCCATCGACCACAACACCGGGGATGGCGTAACCGGCTGCCCGGTCGGCGATGTTCGGGGCCTTGGTGTGTTCTTCATATCGCTGGGCACCGGCGTAACGATTGTTCTCGCACACGAAGATCACCGGAAGGGCCCAGACACTCGCAAGATTCAGCGCTTCGTGAACGGACCCCTCGTTGGCTGCGCCATCACCGATAAAACAGACGGTTACCCGCTCTTCCTGCCGGTACTGCTGGGCAAAGCCAATGCCGACGGCGATGGGCGGTCCGCCGCCGACCACGGTGGTGGTACACAGGGCATTGACCTCGGGAACCGCCATGTGCAGCGTTCCGCTTTTTCCCTTGTTGCAACCGGTCCGCTTACCGAGGATTTCGGCCATCAACGCGTTCGGGTCAGCCCCTTTGGCCAGCAGGTGACTGTGACTGCGGTGGTTGGTAACGATCACATCCTCCGGTTGAAGTGCCGCACAAACGCCCGCACCGACGGCCTCCTGACCGGTACACAGAATCATCATGCCTGGAATTTTATGCTCGATTTTACACAGTTCCGTCAGCTCCTCCTCGAACCGTCGAGAAAGCAGCAACGACCGGAGCATTTCCATTTTCTTCTGCCGGGATATCTGCATAGGCCTCCCTGAAGTGGTATATCTGGATGAATTAATGGGGCAGACACAGTCCTTATGCATCAAGAAACAGTGTATCGGAAATGGGTCTACAACTCAAGGCAAGCCATAAAGTCTGCCAGGGCGCCCTGACAATTGTCCTTTAATCGGTTGACAACCGGCGGGAAACCATCCATTAACGACGGAACCGATATGGAACATTCCAATCTTACCGATTCTTATGTGCTTTTCTTGGGTAACCCAACCGCAAACGGAATATTCAAACGACGGCAAACCGACACGACAGCAAACTCGAAACCGTTAGGGAGCAGGCATTCAAAATGATCATCTCGCAAGCCGAACTTTTTCAGAAAATAAACGCCACCCTGATCCACCTGAGAAGGAAAAACCCCATTGACATTGAAACCGGCGGCACCATCACAACACTTGAAGATACGCTGAACCTGCTGACCATTACGGCTTTTCAATTGAATTTGGATGAATTTCCCAGTTCTGAAAAAAGCTGTCTAGATCTGATTGACAAAGAAGAAAACGATCTGACCGAAGTCGATCTCGAAGAGCTGAAATATCTGGCTGACAGTGTACGGTGGGCGCTGGATGTGATCGGATAGTCATTTGTTACGAACCATGCCGCAAGGCGATCTTCTTAAACATCAAGACCAGACCTTCGTTAAGTGTATAGATGGATTCAATGTCAAGATGATCGTCGGATGTAGAATCAAAATAGATGTGAAGATCGGACTCAAGGTCATCTTCCGGTTTCCAGTAGCAAACCATTATGGGGAAAAGCGGCAAGGGATGCAAAACAATTGAAACATCTGAATCGATATGACTGACAATTTGTTTTCCATCGAAAATTTCCAGCATATCTTTAAAAAGATCCGGATAGGTATCAGCAACCTGTTTTAGTGGTTTTTCACAACATTGTTGAAAATGAGCATATCGGGAAGGCCCGCCATTCAACTCCCGGAATGTGATCCAATTCCCGTCCGGAGATTTTCCCGATCCGTTCAAAAGATGGTTCAATACCGGCACGACCATATACGCGTTGATATGAATTTCAGAGGATATGTTGCCCTTGGGATCAACACTGAAATCCTTACCCAAAATTTTTATGGTCAGTTTGTTGTTGGAAAACCGGGTTCCCAGGCGTTTCGCCGCTTCGGAAAGATCAATTGAAGATATCTTTTGTTTTAGTTGTTCAATGGCTTCGGCTTTATATTCATCAATGGTGTTGGGTTTCTCAACTGCCCCCCCATACCGGTCAATCACCTCTTTATCCAAATACGGACACGCATCTATCGATTTTTTTTCCTTAAACACGGCCACTGCAAATGCCAGGCAGGTTTTTTCATTACATTCTCTACAGTTGGAACCATTCAACAATTTGTAGATTTCCATAGGGTTATTGATATGTGGCATTCAAAAAAAGTCCTTTTTTTAGATCTGATCGAATTGAATCAATTAAGGTTCAGTAACAATTCTCAAGTACCATTTCAACAGGTATATTTTCGTGTCCGGGGAAACGTAGCCTAAAAAATGGGAATCCCTATACTCTCTGATTCCTTATGCATGTGGTGGCAAGCGCGACACTGAAATTGCCTAACGTGCGATTCGTGGGGGTTTAGATGTGGATTGGTCTCAGGAGAAGGCGTCAACCTGGCCATCTCTTCGTAAAAATAAGGCGATTGGCGGAAAAGAATATACCAGAATGCGCCGGATTTTCATTCGTATTCAAGGCGGGCTTTTTTACGCATAGTGGGGCTATGTGTGGAAACGCCCAACGCAGAAGACGGATGAAAAGACAAGCAGGCGGGTATATTCTTTTACAGAAATCGCCTAAATTGTTGCATCTCCCC
This window harbors:
- the nadB gene encoding L-aspartate oxidase; translation: MDTQTDFLIIGSGVAGLMYALKVADKGTVAIVTKKQAVDSNTNLAQGGIASVFDLEDSFDLHIQDTLDSGDGLCNPDVVHQVVTGGPERIRELKAIGVGFNVDGDAPEKNGGKPFDLGREGGHSRNRIVHAQDMTGREVERVLLERARQNKNIRFYENHIAIDLITFSTRIKRGLVTTTHDDYCCGAYVLDRETRRVRTFGAGITLLATGGTGKVYLYTSNPDIATGDGIAMAYRAGATVANLEFVQFHPTCLYHPAAKNFLISEAVRGEGGRLIDADGKPFMQRYDPKRDLACRDVVARAIDTELKRSGQDSVFLDISHQPASFVTDRFPNLYEKCRSFGIDMTREPVPVVPAAHYMCGGVATDMLGRTDINRLYAVGETACTGLHGANRLASNSLLEALVYSEAAARQSIQDLAEAKKAVRPEVPDWDDVGTTDSDEQIMVAHNWDEIRRLMWNYVGIVRSDKRLARAQRRIDNIQKEIREYYWNFKVSPDLIELRNIATVAELIIKCADHRKESRGLHYNIGYPQKDQRWKKDTVIRRQIVG
- a CDS encoding alpha-ketoacid dehydrogenase subunit beta, whose amino-acid sequence is MQSFGMGQAINQALREEMLRDAGVFLAGEGVGVGIHSSPMLPTAGLLDAFGAGRVKDTPVSEAAIAGLAVGASVAGLRPVVEIMFNPFFTLASDMIVNHAAKLRYLSGGKSAFPLVVRIKSGAGFGAGCQHSHNLEAWAAHCPGLKVVMPSTPADAKGLLKSAIRDPDPVVFIEDMMLYFVPGPVPETDYLIPIGQADVKRQGNDVTVVTWSKMVGVALKAADQIAREGIDLEVVDLRTLVPMDKKTLIESVRKTGRLVVLHEATRTGGFAGEVAAVVMEAAFDHLKAPLRRVTGPDIPVPASPPLERFYIPSEDDLIAAVKEIVR
- a CDS encoding thiamine pyrophosphate-dependent dehydrogenase E1 component subunit alpha; translation: MQISRQKKMEMLRSLLLSRRFEEELTELCKIEHKIPGMMILCTGQEAVGAGVCAALQPEDVIVTNHRSHSHLLAKGADPNALMAEILGKRTGCNKGKSGTLHMAVPEVNALCTTTVVGGGPPIAVGIGFAQQYRQEERVTVCFIGDGAANEGSVHEALNLASVWALPVIFVCENNRYAGAQRYEEHTKAPNIADRAAGYAIPGVVVDGNDALAVYRSALDARARAVNGDGPTLIEYKTYRWRGHGEADCQLYQPKDEIAAWQAMCPIPKLRGDMLAQGVISEDELREMETRIDAVVKDAVRFAEKSPYPEPNEALEDVFAGS
- a CDS encoding DUF3786 domain-containing protein; amino-acid sequence: MPHINNPMEIYKLLNGSNCRECNEKTCLAFAVAVFKEKKSIDACPYLDKEVIDRYGGAVEKPNTIDEYKAEAIEQLKQKISSIDLSEAAKRLGTRFSNNKLTIKILGKDFSVDPKGNISSEIHINAYMVVPVLNHLLNGSGKSPDGNWITFRELNGGPSRYAHFQQCCEKPLKQVADTYPDLFKDMLEIFDGKQIVSHIDSDVSIVLHPLPLFPIMVCYWKPEDDLESDLHIYFDSTSDDHLDIESIYTLNEGLVLMFKKIALRHGS
- a CDS encoding cytochrome c3 family protein, producing the protein MARLTPSPETNPHLNPHESHVRQFQCRACHHMHKESESIGIPIF